A genome region from Mycolicibacterium litorale includes the following:
- a CDS encoding rhomboid-like protein, translating into MTRALRVVGRTVAGAPATFMWLAVLAVTTRIQRSAGRARSQLLRNQSTNLNHLSHEPTRVLAASLFWLDGRQWWPYVPPFAAVLAPAERRLGTWRWLVVGTAAHVAGTYLGQGYLRRSIRAEQAPPRLADAHDVGVSYFLLGVAGTLTAYLPRRQRARVRAAAVAVLTANAVARPTFTEVGHLSAFVTGLTLSPLAVDRDSHPYPGRQDYARH; encoded by the coding sequence GTGACACGTGCGCTGCGAGTGGTCGGGCGGACCGTGGCCGGCGCGCCGGCGACCTTCATGTGGCTGGCGGTCCTCGCCGTCACGACCCGTATCCAGCGCTCCGCGGGCCGCGCCAGATCACAGCTGCTGCGCAACCAGTCGACCAACCTCAACCACCTCTCCCACGAACCCACCCGGGTCCTGGCGGCGAGTCTGTTCTGGCTCGACGGCAGGCAGTGGTGGCCGTACGTGCCGCCGTTCGCGGCCGTCCTGGCCCCGGCCGAACGCCGGCTGGGCACGTGGCGGTGGCTCGTGGTCGGCACCGCCGCCCATGTCGCGGGCACCTACCTCGGCCAGGGCTATCTGCGTCGGTCGATCCGTGCCGAACAGGCGCCGCCGCGGCTGGCCGACGCCCATGACGTCGGCGTGAGCTACTTCCTGCTCGGCGTCGCCGGAACGCTGACGGCCTACCTGCCCCGGCGGCAGCGGGCGCGGGTGCGCGCCGCGGCGGTCGCGGTCCTGACGGCCAACGCGGTGGCGCGCCCGACGTTCACCGAGGTCGGTCACCTGAGCGCCTTTGTGACCGGTCTCACGCTCAGTCCTCTGGCGGTCGACCGCGACAGTCACCCGTATCCGGGTAGACAGGACTATGCGCGCCACTGA
- a CDS encoding FAD-dependent oxidoreductase, with protein MTERCDVCIVGAGLAGLNALFAASRHLAPDQRIILVDRRRRVGGMWVDTYPYVRLHQPHGMFTAGDITWTLGRERSYLATKDEVLDHLQHCLEEIRTRVRVDEFFGWDMVDDDEVDGRVRVSCRSADGQVVEIDAAKLVKAYGFRITPNDPLPLSSDRVHSVSPDYCDVRDGEIRASRAPVWIIGGGKTAMDTAHALITHCPGREVNLVAGGGTFFQCRDKFFPDGARRWFGGTLVSSLGVEASRRFDGTNEDDVWRWHRARYGTWLTPGTANFLLGVLSEQECRTIAGGLQSVLMDYFVDAVDSGDAVELRFRSGATTTVEPGSWIVNCTGYVTHRDDPYEPYLSPGGSVLSIQIRSATMHLSSYMGYFMTHMLLHDRLRDTPLYELDVQDLTAKSRTAFPYTLLTLAQYNLSLMADQLPAKVFAECGLDFDRWYPLPRRMAATARFMLTHRRQRERQRRALDTVRERFDLRCGPLNAGVAP; from the coding sequence GCCTCAACGCCCTGTTCGCCGCGAGCCGGCACCTCGCGCCCGATCAGCGCATCATCCTCGTCGACCGCAGACGGCGCGTCGGCGGCATGTGGGTGGACACCTATCCGTACGTGCGGCTGCACCAGCCCCACGGCATGTTCACCGCGGGCGACATCACCTGGACCCTGGGCCGCGAGCGGTCCTACCTGGCGACCAAGGACGAGGTGCTCGACCATCTGCAGCACTGCCTCGAGGAGATCCGCACGCGGGTGCGCGTCGACGAGTTCTTCGGGTGGGACATGGTCGACGACGATGAGGTCGACGGCCGGGTGCGCGTCTCCTGCCGGTCGGCCGACGGGCAGGTGGTGGAGATCGACGCCGCGAAACTGGTCAAGGCATACGGTTTCCGGATCACGCCCAACGATCCGCTTCCGCTGTCGAGTGACCGCGTGCACTCGGTCTCCCCGGACTACTGCGATGTCCGCGACGGTGAGATCCGTGCCAGCAGAGCCCCCGTGTGGATCATCGGCGGCGGTAAGACCGCGATGGACACCGCCCACGCGCTGATCACGCACTGCCCGGGGCGCGAGGTCAACCTCGTCGCCGGGGGCGGCACGTTCTTCCAGTGTCGCGACAAGTTCTTCCCCGACGGCGCCCGGCGGTGGTTCGGCGGCACCCTGGTCAGCAGCCTGGGGGTCGAGGCCTCCCGACGGTTCGACGGCACCAACGAAGACGACGTGTGGCGCTGGCACCGGGCCCGTTACGGCACGTGGCTGACGCCCGGAACCGCCAATTTCCTGCTGGGCGTGCTGTCGGAGCAGGAGTGCCGCACCATCGCCGGCGGGCTGCAGTCGGTGCTGATGGACTACTTCGTCGACGCCGTCGACAGCGGTGACGCCGTCGAGCTGCGATTCCGCAGCGGTGCGACCACCACCGTCGAACCTGGTAGCTGGATCGTGAACTGCACCGGATACGTCACCCACCGCGACGATCCGTATGAGCCCTACCTGTCCCCGGGCGGATCGGTGCTGTCCATTCAAATTCGTTCGGCGACAATGCATCTGAGCTCCTACATGGGCTACTTCATGACGCACATGCTGCTGCACGACCGGCTGCGCGACACCCCGCTCTACGAACTGGACGTGCAGGACCTGACGGCGAAGTCCCGAACGGCCTTCCCGTACACGCTGCTGACGCTGGCGCAGTACAACCTGAGCCTGATGGCCGATCAGCTGCCCGCGAAGGTGTTCGCGGAGTGCGGGCTCGACTTCGACCGCTGGTATCCGCTGCCCCGCCGGATGGCGGCGACGGCCCGGTTCATGCTGACCCACCGTCGGCAGCGTGAGCGTCAGCGCCGCGCACTGGACACCGTCAGGGAGAGGTTCGACCTGCGGTGCGGACCGTTGAACGCAGGAGTGGCCCCCTAG
- a CDS encoding lipase family alpha/beta hydrolase, with product MRATEIKGLGEVAAEGVTVLRDVVQGLHTGIASRVFTSVGPAARPVEIIHDAIAQTVYAAVGMAGQRLPEAVGAVAATRLQDDTPIDQTPAVAEAIAALNGIYGDELAARGNALATTMAVRVGGRSVDLAPAPIADAFPDATNRIAVFVHGLCQTETSWRRPPRPGVDAPDPRPYGARLRDDLGFTPIDVRYNTGLHISSNGHALDELLTSLTGAWPVPVTDIALVGHSMGGLVVRSACHYGSENGRPWTGKVRQVVCLGSPHLGADLEKSVNAASWALARLRETRAIADFLNLRSDGIKDLRFGACLDDDWGEADPDEFLRDRCAEVPFLDGASYHFVATSAAPRPVGLVFGDHLVRPSSAAGRGRKRRLPFEEDNGLVLTGLHHFDLLNHPDVYDRLVHWLGVTAT from the coding sequence ATGCGCGCCACTGAGATCAAGGGCCTCGGCGAGGTTGCCGCCGAGGGTGTCACGGTTCTCCGCGACGTCGTCCAAGGGCTGCACACCGGGATCGCCAGCCGGGTGTTCACGTCCGTCGGGCCGGCCGCAAGACCCGTCGAGATCATTCACGATGCGATCGCGCAGACGGTGTACGCGGCGGTCGGCATGGCCGGACAGCGCCTGCCCGAAGCGGTCGGCGCCGTTGCCGCGACACGCCTTCAGGACGACACCCCGATCGACCAGACGCCCGCGGTGGCCGAGGCGATCGCCGCGCTCAACGGCATCTACGGCGACGAACTCGCGGCCAGGGGAAACGCGCTGGCCACGACCATGGCGGTGCGCGTCGGCGGGCGCAGCGTCGACCTCGCGCCCGCGCCGATCGCCGACGCCTTCCCCGACGCGACCAACCGCATCGCGGTGTTCGTCCACGGGCTGTGCCAGACCGAGACGTCGTGGCGCCGCCCGCCGCGTCCGGGCGTCGACGCCCCCGATCCGCGGCCCTACGGCGCCCGCCTGCGTGACGACCTCGGCTTCACCCCGATCGACGTGCGGTACAACACCGGCCTGCACATCTCGAGCAACGGACATGCCCTCGATGAGTTGCTGACGTCGCTGACCGGGGCGTGGCCGGTGCCGGTGACCGACATCGCGCTCGTCGGGCATTCGATGGGCGGCCTGGTGGTGCGCAGCGCCTGCCACTACGGCAGCGAGAACGGCCGGCCCTGGACCGGCAAGGTGCGGCAGGTCGTGTGCCTGGGTTCGCCGCATCTGGGCGCCGACCTGGAAAAGAGCGTCAACGCCGCATCGTGGGCGCTGGCGCGGCTCCGGGAGACCCGCGCGATCGCGGACTTCCTCAACCTGCGCAGCGACGGCATCAAGGATCTTCGGTTCGGCGCGTGCCTCGACGACGACTGGGGTGAGGCGGACCCCGACGAGTTCCTACGCGACCGCTGCGCCGAGGTGCCGTTCCTGGACGGTGCGTCCTACCACTTCGTGGCGACGTCGGCTGCGCCACGGCCGGTGGGACTGGTGTTCGGCGACCACCTGGTGCGGCCGTCGAGCGCGGCCGGCCGGGGCCGGAAGCGGCGCCTCCCGTTCGAGGAGGACAACGGGCTGGTGCTGACCGGTCTGCATCACTTCGACCTGCTCAACCATCCCGACGTCTACGACCGGCTGGTGCACTGGTTGGGTGTCACCGCAACGTGA
- a CDS encoding helix-turn-helix domain-containing protein, translating to MNAQGATLVRRDSWATPDLAEAYGHLQSEYGASLRIRDSRTQARPLRVDRRHTPAFQCHDVRLPAQLQFDVEDHGAVVIASLQAGTVTATGDAHGVSYRRGDVFLSTFPGARYRCHTDHAWSHAVTIPVRVLAESAGVAPSALRFQSGNPVSASAAEQWVTMLDAVERLLADPVTANPIVLGKAGRMLAAKVLEIFPATRTPGTDHPGRLVPNFLRRAIAYMEDNAAADIGIADIAAAVELTPDGVAYLFRRHLGVGPLEHLRRIRLDHAHRELLDHTPDVTTVYRIAARWGFPHLTSFEEFYCRSYGQNPQVTLHAG from the coding sequence TTGAACGCGCAGGGGGCAACGCTGGTTCGCCGGGATTCGTGGGCGACGCCGGACCTCGCCGAGGCCTACGGACATTTGCAGAGCGAGTACGGCGCGAGCCTGCGGATCCGCGATTCGCGGACCCAGGCGCGCCCGCTGCGCGTCGATCGCCGCCACACCCCCGCCTTCCAGTGCCATGACGTGCGGTTGCCCGCGCAGCTGCAGTTCGACGTCGAGGATCACGGTGCCGTGGTCATCGCCTCGTTGCAGGCCGGCACGGTCACGGCCACCGGCGACGCCCACGGCGTCTCCTATCGCCGTGGCGACGTGTTCTTGTCGACATTCCCCGGTGCCCGCTACCGGTGCCACACCGACCACGCCTGGTCGCATGCCGTGACCATTCCGGTGCGGGTGCTGGCGGAATCGGCCGGCGTCGCCCCGTCGGCGCTGCGGTTCCAGTCGGGCAATCCCGTCAGCGCATCTGCTGCCGAACAGTGGGTGACGATGCTCGACGCCGTCGAACGATTGCTCGCCGATCCGGTGACCGCCAACCCGATCGTGCTCGGCAAGGCCGGCCGCATGCTGGCGGCCAAGGTATTGGAGATCTTCCCCGCCACCAGAACCCCCGGCACCGATCACCCGGGCCGGCTGGTGCCCAACTTCCTGCGCCGCGCGATCGCCTACATGGAGGACAACGCGGCCGCTGACATCGGCATCGCGGATATCGCCGCCGCGGTGGAGCTCACCCCCGACGGCGTGGCGTATCTGTTCCGGCGCCATCTCGGGGTAGGCCCGCTGGAGCACCTGCGCCGCATTCGGCTCGACCACGCCCACCGCGAACTGCTCGACCACACCCCCGATGTGACGACGGTGTACCGGATCGCGGCGCGCTGGGGCTTCCCCCACCTCACCTCGTTCGAGGAGTTCTACTGCCGGTCGTACGGCCAGAACCCGCAGGTGACGTTGCACGCCGGGTGA
- a CDS encoding transglutaminase-like domain-containing protein, with amino-acid sequence MPRDTMSRTVGAELAIEVTAPTTLEFQIALAPQPGAEVTESLVFSHDGASVEPQEIIGEHGTRIHKFDAKEGTVVASYQATVVGLADPPPVRDIDISTYLRPSRYAEADKFFGFAATEFGRYAPVELLEKVPAWVGSRLRYVPGSSDPIDGAADTLLAGAGVCRDYAHLVIALLRAVNVPARLVSVYAPGCNPMDFHAVAEAYVDGQWRVADATLLAPRQSMVRIATGRDAADTAFLDNHDGSITLQNMMITAVVDGDLPRDTVSDLVTLR; translated from the coding sequence ATGCCCCGCGACACCATGAGCCGCACCGTCGGCGCCGAACTCGCCATCGAGGTCACCGCGCCGACAACCCTGGAGTTCCAGATCGCGCTCGCCCCCCAGCCCGGTGCGGAGGTGACCGAGAGCCTCGTCTTCTCCCACGACGGCGCAAGTGTGGAGCCGCAGGAGATCATCGGCGAGCACGGCACCAGGATCCACAAGTTCGACGCGAAGGAGGGCACGGTCGTCGCGTCGTACCAGGCCACGGTCGTCGGCCTGGCCGACCCGCCGCCGGTCCGCGACATCGACATCTCGACGTATCTGCGACCGAGCCGCTATGCCGAGGCCGACAAGTTCTTCGGCTTCGCCGCAACGGAATTCGGCCGGTACGCCCCGGTGGAACTGCTCGAGAAGGTACCGGCCTGGGTCGGCAGCCGCCTGCGCTATGTCCCCGGTTCGAGCGATCCCATCGACGGCGCCGCCGACACCCTGCTGGCCGGTGCGGGCGTGTGCCGCGACTACGCGCACCTGGTCATCGCGCTGCTGCGTGCGGTCAACGTCCCGGCCAGGCTGGTGTCGGTCTACGCGCCCGGTTGCAACCCGATGGATTTCCACGCCGTCGCCGAGGCGTACGTCGACGGTCAGTGGCGCGTCGCCGACGCGACGCTCCTGGCGCCTCGGCAATCGATGGTGCGCATCGCCACCGGGCGCGACGCCGCCGACACGGCGTTCCTCGACAACCACGACGGCTCCATCACGCTGCAGAACATGATGATCACCGCGGTCGTCGACGGCGACCTGCCCAGGGACACCGTGTCGGACCTCGTCACGTTGCGGTGA
- a CDS encoding FHA domain-containing protein, whose protein sequence is MSRPAPPALTVRYEGSTRTFAPGNDVVIGRDLRADVRIAHPLISRAHLVLRFDQGRWVAIDNGSLNGMFVNGRRVPAVDIRDGQSLNIGNPDGPQLTFEVGRHQGSAGRPPQTTAVPVARAATGGWTPSAPPAHAAPPMSRPQPRYPTGPQSPPFPSGTQPHYPPPSHPQTRPPVTGAAMSPPLSEQPALEPVTRMGPTAAPRSGDAGNLATSMLKILRPGRAPEAPAGAIKIGRASDNDIVIPDVLASRHHASLVPAAGGTEIIDARSINGTFVNGARVDSTLLRDGDVVTIGNIDLVFSGGTLVRRTETAAATATGGLDVRGVTWTIENNKTLLDHISLTARPGTLTAVIGPSGAGKSTFARLVAGYTHPTAGSVTFEGHNIHAEYASLRSRIGMVPQDDVVHGQLTVKQALMYAAELRLPPDTTKADREQVVMQVLEELEMTKHLETRVDKLSGGQRKRASVALELLTGPSLLILDEPTSGLDPALDRQVMTMLRQLADAGRVVLVVTHSLTYLDVCDQVLLLAPGGKTAFCGPPSEIGRSMGTTNWADIFSSVASDPDGANQRFLALNGPPPDQPPTEDEPSNLGEPSKTSLRRQFSTIARRQMRLIVSDRGYFVFLALLPFIMGVLSLSVPGTVGFGIPDPMGDAPNEPGQILVLLNVGAIFMGTALTVRDLIGERAIFRREQAVGLSTTAYLLAKVCIYAVFAILQSSIVTAITIAGKGSPTQGSLTFLSPTAELFVVMAATTVTAAMVGLALSALAKSNEQIMPLLVVAVMSQLVFSGGMIPVTDRLVLDQLSWFTPARWGFAASASTVDLIKLVPGPLTPKDAHWEHTASAWWFDMGMLAVLCIGYLGFVRWKIRLKSG, encoded by the coding sequence ATGAGCCGACCAGCCCCACCTGCGCTGACCGTTCGGTACGAAGGATCCACCCGTACGTTCGCGCCGGGCAACGACGTTGTCATCGGCCGAGACCTCCGGGCCGACGTACGCATCGCCCACCCCCTGATCTCGCGCGCGCACCTGGTGCTGCGGTTCGACCAGGGCCGGTGGGTGGCGATCGACAACGGCAGCCTCAACGGAATGTTCGTCAACGGCAGGCGCGTGCCCGCCGTCGACATCCGCGACGGACAGAGCCTCAACATCGGCAACCCCGACGGTCCGCAGCTGACCTTCGAGGTCGGCAGGCACCAGGGTTCGGCGGGGCGGCCACCGCAGACCACCGCCGTCCCGGTCGCCAGGGCGGCCACCGGCGGCTGGACCCCGTCCGCGCCGCCGGCGCATGCCGCGCCCCCGATGTCGCGCCCGCAGCCGCGCTACCCCACCGGGCCGCAGTCGCCGCCGTTCCCCTCCGGCACGCAGCCGCACTACCCGCCGCCGTCGCACCCGCAGACGCGGCCGCCCGTCACCGGCGCCGCGATGTCGCCGCCGCTGTCCGAGCAGCCCGCCCTCGAGCCGGTCACGCGGATGGGCCCGACCGCGGCCCCGCGCTCCGGAGACGCCGGCAACCTCGCGACCAGCATGCTCAAGATCCTGCGGCCGGGACGGGCTCCGGAGGCCCCCGCCGGGGCGATCAAGATCGGCCGCGCGAGCGACAACGACATCGTCATCCCCGATGTCCTGGCGTCGCGTCACCACGCGTCACTCGTCCCCGCGGCCGGCGGCACCGAGATCATCGACGCGCGCAGCATCAACGGCACGTTCGTCAACGGCGCCCGCGTCGACTCGACGCTGCTGCGCGACGGTGACGTGGTCACCATCGGCAACATCGACCTGGTCTTCAGCGGTGGCACGCTGGTGCGGCGCACGGAGACCGCGGCCGCCACGGCGACCGGCGGGCTGGACGTCCGCGGTGTCACGTGGACCATCGAGAACAACAAGACCCTGCTCGACCACATCTCGCTGACCGCGCGGCCGGGCACCCTGACCGCGGTCATCGGACCGTCGGGCGCCGGTAAGTCGACGTTCGCGCGGCTGGTCGCCGGCTACACCCATCCCACGGCCGGGTCGGTGACGTTCGAGGGCCACAACATCCACGCCGAGTACGCCTCGCTGCGGTCCCGGATCGGGATGGTGCCGCAGGACGACGTCGTGCACGGTCAGCTGACCGTCAAGCAGGCGCTGATGTACGCCGCGGAACTGCGGCTGCCGCCGGACACCACCAAGGCCGACCGCGAACAGGTCGTCATGCAGGTCCTCGAGGAACTCGAGATGACCAAGCACCTCGAGACCCGCGTCGACAAGCTCTCGGGCGGTCAGCGCAAACGCGCGTCGGTGGCGCTCGAGCTGCTGACCGGCCCGTCGCTGCTGATCCTCGACGAGCCGACCTCGGGCCTGGACCCGGCGCTGGACCGGCAGGTCATGACCATGCTGCGCCAGCTGGCCGACGCCGGGCGCGTCGTGCTGGTGGTCACCCACTCGCTGACCTATCTCGACGTCTGCGATCAGGTGCTGCTGCTGGCGCCGGGCGGCAAGACCGCGTTCTGCGGTCCGCCGAGCGAGATCGGCCGGTCCATGGGCACGACGAACTGGGCCGACATCTTCAGCTCGGTGGCCAGTGATCCGGACGGGGCCAATCAGAGGTTCCTCGCGCTCAACGGTCCGCCGCCCGACCAGCCGCCGACCGAGGACGAACCGAGCAATCTCGGCGAACCGTCGAAGACGAGCCTGCGGCGGCAGTTCTCGACGATCGCGCGCCGTCAGATGCGGTTGATCGTCTCCGACCGCGGCTACTTCGTGTTCCTGGCACTGCTGCCGTTCATCATGGGTGTGCTGTCGCTGTCGGTGCCCGGCACCGTCGGGTTCGGCATCCCCGACCCGATGGGCGATGCCCCCAACGAACCCGGCCAGATCCTGGTCCTGCTCAACGTCGGTGCGATCTTCATGGGCACGGCGCTGACGGTCCGCGACCTGATCGGCGAGCGCGCGATCTTCCGGCGCGAACAGGCCGTCGGCCTGTCGACCACGGCCTATCTGCTGGCCAAGGTCTGCATCTACGCGGTGTTCGCGATCCTGCAGTCGTCGATCGTCACCGCGATCACCATCGCGGGCAAGGGTTCGCCCACCCAGGGTTCACTGACGTTCCTGAGCCCCACCGCCGAGTTGTTCGTGGTGATGGCGGCGACGACGGTGACCGCGGCGATGGTCGGTCTGGCGCTGTCGGCGCTGGCGAAGTCCAACGAGCAGATCATGCCGCTGCTCGTCGTCGCCGTCATGAGCCAGCTCGTGTTCTCTGGAGGCATGATCCCGGTGACCGACCGGCTGGTACTCGATCAGCTGTCCTGGTTCACCCCGGCGCGCTGGGGCTTCGCGGCGTCGGCGTCGACCGTGGACCTGATCAAGCTGGTCCCGGGTCCGCTGACCCCGAAGGATGCGCACTGGGAGCACACCGCGTCGGCCTGGTGGTTCGACATGGGCATGCTCGCCGTGCTGTGCATCGGCTACCTCGGATTCGTGCGCTGGAAGATCCGGCTCAAGAGCGGTTAG